From Brienomyrus brachyistius isolate T26 chromosome 21, BBRACH_0.4, whole genome shotgun sequence, the proteins below share one genomic window:
- the LOC125716974 gene encoding peroxiredoxin-6-like: MPGILLGDVFPDFEAETTIGHIKLHDYLGDSWGIFFSHPRDYTPVCTTELGRASKLSGEFSKRNVKMIALSVDSVEDHHGWSKDIMAYNDEAPACKLPFPIIADAKRDLAVKLGMLDPDERDKDGIPLTARCVFVIGPDKKLKLSILYPATTGRNFDELLRVIDSLQLTAQNRVATPVGWKPGDRVMVPPNIPEDEAAALYPAGVFTKDLPSGKKYLRYTPQP, from the exons ATGCCCGGAATACTGCTGGGGGACGTGTTCCCTGATTTTGAAGCTGAAACCACCATCGGCCACATAAAACTGCATGATTATTTGGGAGACTC GTGGGGCATCTTCTTCTCGCACCCCCGGGACTACACCCCAGTGTGTACCACCGAGCTCGGCCGCGCCTCCAAACTCAGCGGGGAATTCTCCAAGCGCAACGTGAAGATGATCGCGCTGTCCGTTGACAGCGTGGAGGACCACCACGGCTGGAGCAAA GACATCATGGCATACAACGATGAGGCTCCTGCCTGCAAGCTTCCATTTCCCATCATAGCAGACGCAAAACGGGACCTGGCAGTGAAGTTGGGTATGCTGGACCCTGATGAGAGGGACAAAGATGGGATACCACTCACTGCACGCTGT GTGTTTGTGATTGGCCCCGACAAGAAACTTAAGCTATCCATCCTTTACCCTGCGACGACGGGACGCAACTTCGATGAACTCCTGCGTGTCATAGACTCCCTACAGCTGACAGCACAGAATAGAGTTGCCACCCCGGTGGGCTGGAAG CCTGGTGATCGGGTCATGGTTCCACCCAACATTCCTGAAGACGAGGCCGCAGCTCTGTATCCGGCTGGAGTTTTCACAAAAGATCTGCCTTCTGGGAAGAAGTACCTGCGTTACACCCCCCAACCATAA